AGAGGACTTGATTGACATTGAGGCAGCGATGATTGCGTTGAGTTGCTATTGAAGAGATGGGAACATACATTATTATGGTGAATTATGATATTATGGTGAAGCTTTGCGCACCCAACTACTGTCCATGACAAAAACATTGAAATAACATTGAAACCATTTTGAAATAACATTGTTTTTAGTGTGTTCTACTGACCGGCTGGATGAGCTGGATGCTCTCGGGGAAGTTGCCCATGAAGGTGAGTGTGCTGATGCGCTGGACTAGCCGTGGGATCTTGCCAAAGCGCACCATGAAGCGGTCCTCCTCGGGGAGCTCGTCCAGGGGCCTCCCGTCTCGCTCGTAGTTCTGGATGAGCTTGACTTCGTACTCTGAGGGGATGAAACGCTCCAGCAGCTCCAGGAAGTCCAGGCTCAGAGCTTCCTGgttatacctgtgtgtgtgtggggggtcaAGGGTTATGTACAAcagtggaggcttctcagagaaggaaggggaggaTCATCCACCTCATTGATTTTCAGAAGGGAAAAAAATGGTAAAACGTAAAAAAATAGATAAGACTaaactaaatataatcacgtcaccaaataattgattaaaacacattgtttagcagtgaaggtctacagtagcctcaacagcactcagTAGGGTatcaccatggtgtagccggagctagcgtccgtcctcctctgggtacattgacttcaatacaaaacctaggaggcttatGATTCTGTTAatgcgtgatcaggggtgtattcattccgcagATGTATGttcaaaatgtttcttaaacggaacaaaacggggataaacatatctgaatttgtccaatagaaacgtttgtttgcaactgttggactaatgactacATCCTAAATCAGCTAAATGCAGACAAGAGTGTGCAAGACGGTATTGAATGtatcactgtctgtccatgtgtcactgtctgtctccTCAAATTTTCCTCTGTGCATCTAcgctgtaaactttcattcataggctaggttgtagcaacctcatgatgggtttTGGTGAAAATTTGAGTATCGTGtaatagcctaaacctatcactgttacattgaactggttgaatggaatatgaatgacagtcatctaatatgctgtaatagaaataaggccatgctcatgaagaAAAGAAAAACTGCCCTCCCTCGTCTTTAACGACACTGACCACCACTGATGTACAACTACTACTTACTACAGAGACTGTTCATATTCTGAGATGACTGTATACCGACAACCGAAGTGAGTTACGAGTGTAATGACTCTTCACACGTTTCACATTGGTTATAAGTTGATCAGTTACTATCAAATGCTTAGTAAAACCATAGACAACCATATGTTTCTCTCTTTGTCTATACACAGTCACAATACAAAAAGTACTACATATCACATTTggtcattcagcagacgctctcatccagagcgacttacagtcagtgcattcaaccacATGTAGTCTTACTATATCTAATCTTATGCACAAATGACATGTGGTATTTTTCTTATAACAAATTGATAACAGACACATACGTCTCTATAGCGGTGCAGATGTCCGAGGTGGCCATGCCTCCCTTGCGCAGGGTGATGGCCAGGTTCTTGGCCCTGTTGGACTCCAGTAGGGACACTTTGCTGGGGATCTTCTGGGCCACCTTCGCTCTCAGAGTCCCCACGTCAGCCGGGGCTGTCTGGGCCTTGGTCTTAAACTGCTCCTCAAATGCGTCCATGTTCAACTCCTAGGACATGGAGGGGAGAGGTGGATAACTAATTCATGAGCTTTTGGTAATGCCCAAACTCAGTGAGAACGATCTACAGTTAAACATCAGTTGATACCGCAGGCTATTTTGTCATATGGCGGAAGACAGatcagatagcgagagagagagagaactacatAGGATTTCAGGATTACAGAAGAAAGAGAAACTAGAGAGCGGatgaaacagagaggaagagggattgGAAGACTGGAATGAGTAGAAACAGAAACAGCAGCCGCAGACAGATAAGGACATGTTGAGATGGACAAGAATACAGATTGTAAGCAGATAGCTAGCAGGGTACTGTGGTCTCACCCCCAAAACGTTCTCATCATCCAGCTCATTGAAGATGGTTCCAGCCACCTGGTTGGGTTTGAGGGCCTGCCAGTTGAATGAAGGCATACGGTACTTAGTCTGAATGGGCTTCTTGTTTCTGTTACCTGTCCAGAAGAGGGACACATTCGTTTTGGTGGGGATCAATGAAGTGAACGTTTCGTCTTTAGAACCACGACTGACAGAACTATCTTGACCTATCGCGTGTTAGCTTACCGGTGTGTCCATCATGCATGCCCCCAAATGGTGGGGCCATTCCAACGCTTGGAGGTGGTGGCGGGAGGGCTATACCACCCCCTGGAAGAGGGGGGGGCAGAGGTGGTGGTGCCGTCGGgcatggagggggaggaggaggaggaggaggaggaggaggagcttgTGCCGTGACCTCTGTTGCACCAGGTAATGGAGGAGCAGGAGGTGGGGGCGGGACTACAGATGTGGGAGGGGCCACAGGTCCATCGACAGTCGTGATTTGTTCTGTGGAAGCAGGGAAATATGAAAAAAGGTAACATTTTTGGTGATGAATTTGATTCCATAAAccaaaataaatgtatattttttacaTGGTTTCTGAGCCCATGTGTGTGGCTTGCAGCCCACCTGTTTCAGCATGGATGGAAACAGGAAGGATTAAAGGGATGACATGGAGGTCCAGGTGTCCCGAGGACGAGCGCTCCATTCGAATCAGCTGCTGGTCCACAAGCCCCTGAACTTTCTCCTCCAGCTCCGCCAAGGCCTGGGCCGAACGATCTCtatccctctgcctctctctttccctctctcgttctatctctctctctatctccctctgttGTAGAATGGTCACCTGGACACAGGACTCACGCAGACTCTCctgttacacagacacacatgtccATGTGTTAGCCCTCTGAGCTCCAGCCTAGGCATTAGCTCAGGAACTAACGCAAGACTTCTTTGTGAATGTCATGGACTGTAGTTAGTTAGATGATAGGACTACCTTTAGCAGCTCCACCTCTTTGGTGGTCTGGATGAGATGTTTCTCCAACTCTGACACTGTCTCCAAcgcctccctctcactctcttgcaATCTGCTGCTtatctataacacacacacacacacacacacacacacacacacacacacacacacacacacacacacacacacacacacacacacacacacacacacacacacacacacacacacacacacacacacacacacacacacacatttatatacAGTCGTACAGACACGTAACAAAACACAGTACATACAATCTACTTATTATAAACCTTCAAACACAATGTCCTTCAAACACAACAAAAGTATGAACAAGTTGACCCAGGTGCAACACATCAAAACAAAGTTGACATAGCGGATGTGTGTTCTTGTACACATTCTTGTTTGTACACAATGGATGCATGATCACCTGTGCATTGTGGTCCTGCAGCTCCTCCATGTGCTCCAACAGGGCGTTCTTGGTCTCCGCATCCTCCAGCAGAGCCCCCACATCAAACACGTTGTCCAGGTAGGCCTGGATCTGCACCAGCAGCCTGTCACTCTCCGTGAACTTTAACCTCTGCACATGACAGAGGAACACAGACACGCATATACATAGACAAACATAGAGATACATTACTATTTTTCTATGTAATTATGTGCTCTCACATGCATCATTTGTTAACCTTCAAATCTAGTCTCCCATGACAACAGAAACATAAAACAACAGAATGATGTGTCTTTGGGTTTTTGGTTATGATAAGGAAAGACAGTTGTACTAATGCAATCTCATGAGGTCTTTATAAGACACATTATTCACAAATCAGTGAGTATATTTGGATATTTTCTGAAAACATCTGACCATAATTCACGGTAAAgcatacacctgttgtattcagccagcgcatgtgacaaatacaatttgatgtgaTGTATCAGTGGTAAGGGGCAACTTCTCTCTGTGATTCAGTATCACTCACCTGGAGGTAGTCATCCAGGCCATGGTGGCTAAACTCATACTGCAGATGAACCCTGAAGTTCATGTTCTCAACGGAGTGGACCACGATGTTGATGAACTGCATGCACGCCACCTGGTGGACATAAACAGTAGGAGACGGCGTGGTACACCCCCCTTCTTGTAGGCCCGTAGaccaatttcacaacaaatatatatataaatgaggaactcagtcggggtctcaacttactgttgataATAATAGAATATAGAATAGAATTTCAAAATGTCAGCTAAAtgtttttagattggtaagttagtctagcggccagctatccaTACTTATAGTAAGCATGGTCAAATTACCGACCGGGGTGGGGCCCATTGATCATCAATTATCATATTAAAAATGGCAAACATTTTCCTCCATCCTACAGCAAAATATGAAGAATGGGAAGAAATTTGttgtaaaactgcacatttttctctccacCCAATGGCAAAATACGCAGAGCAGACCCGTGATCCACTACGGCCCCTCATGATGAATAAAAAAAtgttgtggcccccacccccatcaacaTTGCCAATCACTGGTTTACATCAATGGCGTCAGGTTTACATCAACTGTAATCAAGTCTGAGCATTTTTTCTTCTGTGCATCAGAGAAGGAGATGGACCTAATAAACATGAATTGTGCAATTTGGAGTCAGACTCACCATGAAGTCAATGTTGCTGTCTTCATTGGAGAAATACTCCATGAGCTTCTCGAATCGGCTCCTCTCTCCACATACCTTATGAACGACATGGATTAAGGGGAAAAGGTTTTCGACTATGCACATAATTCTGCATTGCAGCGCCACAAATATGCATAGGGTGGCAGTGTATCCTTAAATACAGCTTCCTGTACCCCACGCAACCGATATTTCACTTTGTATGCTTCTCTCCCGCCCTCTCTACCCCTAGGCTAACGCAAATGACTTCTAAAATGGAAGTTAACTGACTTCAATAATGAAAGCTAGAATGTCAGCATCACTCGGCCATACAAAGGTGGGTTCAGAACACTCTCATAAGCAGTAAAATACATCAGTTAGACTGTTCTATCCTGTGATATCCAATAGCTGTTCAGAACATGCAGTGATATGTCTTTAAGGGTTAACGCGCCTCCCCCCAGCCCACTCATGTCCACTAAATAATACAAGCCTGCTCTTCAACCTGCCAGCCTGTACCCAAACAATGCCCACGCTCTGCCACTGTGGGCAACAGGAGCCAGCCTGGTCTTTCCGCCTCCACTTCTGCACTCCTCCACCATGTGCTATCTAtcgtctctcgctccctccctccatctatctctcacCCACACAGTTTGTCCATGCTATACCAAAACGACTGTCACTTTTGATGCCAGAACTGCAACTGACGCAAGGTCACTACTCTAAGGTATTGCTTAAGCAGTGTGTGTTATTAGGATATGAGAAGGCGAGAGctctggatactacagttatggACTTTTATCAAGCTCATTTGAAAGTGTTGAAAGGTCAATCAATATTTCACAACTTTGTGAGCATTGTTTAAGCGATGTCTATCGCTGAGTGGCACATTATAGGGCTTTAAAATGACGGACTGTACGCAGTGGCAACCCATCATTCAGGGGAGGTGGAGTAGAGCCTGTTTACAGTAGCTGTTGTCTGTTTtgaatgttattttggcattcatTCGTGTCACGTATCAGTTTGCAAGCAATGTAAAAACACATTTATTGAGtgaataaagccgcatacaaacattgtctctttcttgagtaaggcagctccaaaatgcaggtgtttcagcctagctcagtgctttctgtggtggtggggcagccagcggaaaatacagagcgtgtGCGTTGGTAATCTTCTCttgttgcgccgtgattggctcggtgttctgtcactcatggggaaacTACATCACCTCAGAATCTACAGGGCGAGCTAGGCAACTCAATTTACATtggaagtgcccatccaagaaggctcagggtcattggccacagataaaatggcttcaaatcacgttatatctaccatggctttgattggactgatcatgtcaacgtcataccttcacaatcttagctagcaagctagacaagcagtcatcgtcatgaatcacgtcgacaatctactggcaaatccttttcaatccttgtcatatgaagagaaattatagataaatcGTATTGGTGCTCTTCAGGCATTGGacataaacactacaaaacaagtcggaaattgcaaattcaataATGAATGGTTTGAAAGGAATCAGTGGCtcactgcaagcgttgcaaagcaatcactattttgcttcccctACCTGCTtttcagtggagagggtgtgtggtccaagtctgggtttaaggacttaaaacatctgtctgaaagggtctcttttccaagtttaaaaggataaacattgtccatgggccagaaaaggttgaatacattggccatgctgtcaatgcaGCATGATGTCTTccatgttcaaaacaactggaaacttggaactgggaaatctcagacttcagagAGTTCAAAACAAGTGGGAAATACGTtctgaacggtcatccaactcggaattccaaattctctttctagagctccaacctAAAGATGTTGGACGTCATGATTCGGCCTTgttttttttccagagttcccagttgccttgaaagcaccataaatccagagaatgacagagttTGATAAGACATTTttatgacaaaatttgcccacaagaagaaccaccgcgccaccttcctgttcaagtgagcacagcaccaCAACGAGTCCAAAAATGTAATGTatactgctgcataaatgatgtaatatgccagggagatatgtatactgtagctaagaaagtaatactatattgtgtagtaagctgttcctagcccatgtgcctcaccttaATAATTTGATAATTTCCCCCtcagcctactgttctgacttgctggtgcacatgtagcctatagcctgttttagagaaatgtcatcatcgaatattgtaagacctttctttgtctgcttatatgccccctttatttatcctacggttctgacttggtataCAGGGAGAAAACTGTAAGAACGGctaatgttctgaattctgtcgctttCCTTTTCAAAAGTGccgaacaaatagttatattgactacgtccatcttagctcgctcattaatgtcttaatcgaaattatggatggcctcttatccgctcatccatcccttatgccatagtttgtac
This genomic stretch from Salvelinus namaycush isolate Seneca chromosome 4, SaNama_1.0, whole genome shotgun sequence harbors:
- the LOC120045782 gene encoding formin-like protein 1, whose translation is MNLPPDKVKILCQYDNEKKWELVCDQERFQVKNPPSAYLLKLRSYLDQGGVSRKFKRRVQESTQVLRELEISLRTNHIGWAQEFLSEENRGLDFLVDYMSFAQCAVTYDMDSLDNGTATPDKSVEDLTRSAGNSPIHSASKAARSLTVRKAMRNSRLVSQKDDVHLCIMCLRAIMNYQSGFNLVMTHPCCVNEITLSLNNRNPRTKALVLELLAAVCLVRGGHDIILSAFDNFKEVCGERSRFEKLMEYFSNEDSNIDFMVACMQFINIVVHSVENMNFRVHLQYEFSHHGLDDYLQVSDTESQREVRLKFTESDRLLVQIQAYLDNVFDVGALLEDAETKNALLEHMEELQDHNAQISSRLQESEREALETVSELEKHLIQTTKEVELLKESLRESCVQVTILQQREIEREIERERERERQRDRDRSAQALAELEEKVQGLVDQQLIRMERSSSGHLDLHVIPLILPVSIHAETEQITTVDGPVAPPTSVVPPPPPAPPLPGATEVTAQAPPPPPPPPPPPPCPTAPPPLPPPLPGGGIALPPPPPSVGMAPPFGGMHDGHTGNRNKKPIQTKYRMPSFNWQALKPNQVAGTIFNELDDENVLGELNMDAFEEQFKTKAQTAPADVGTLRAKVAQKIPSKVSLLESNRAKNLAITLRKGGMATSDICTAIETYNQEALSLDFLELLERFIPSEYEVKLIQNYERDGRPLDELPEEDRFMVRFGKIPRLVQRISTLTFMGNFPESIQLIQPQLNAIIAASMSIKSSSKLKKILEIILAFGNYMNSSKRGAAYGFRLQSLDLLLDTKSTDRKQTLLHFIVSIIQEKYPELQAFHSELHFMDKAALVSLDSILQDVCALKRGMEVTRKEFAVQEDNPVLQDFLTSNNDLLDSVVEDGKTAQDVYESTVEYFGENPKTTPPSMFFPVFVRFIKAYKQAEQENEQRKKQDVLSREGRTGPPSTSTSAKPEIPQKQVPMMPKLPQMDLIAELKRRQVIPLVREGKDGAIEDIITALKAVPFTARSGKRSSRLFCDSGFSDESPT